GACTCCGGATTGGTTGCCAGCGCTGTCGGTACAGTTTGATTGGTCTGAGCCCAGGCGACAGCCTTATAGGCATTGATCAGGCCGTAACCGTAATAGTCGTTACGGCTTGCAGTGTCTGCATCGGTGAGCAGCCCGCTACGCAATAGGGCATCAAAGTCACTGGCCGTCAGGTCCGGATATGCACTTTTAAGCAACGCGGCAACTCCGGCGACATGGGGGGTCGCCATGGAGGTCCCATGTTTATAGCAGTAGGTGTATTGAAGGGTTGTCCCGCTGTCATCCCCGCAGGTGCTGTAAATATCGTAGGCTTCGACATGAGCCCCGGCGCCGCCAGGAGCGGCGACATCAACTGTCGGCCCATAGTTTGAATAATAGGTCAAATCTCCGTTGTTATCGACGGCACTGACCGCAACGACACCATCATACGCAGCGGGGTAATCGATATCTGCCAGGCCATCGTTGCCGGCTGCGGCAACGACGATAATGCCGGCCGCGTGAACCTGATTGTACAAATCCTGTTCGGCCTGGGAGTAGGCGTCGCCGGCTGATCCTAAGCTCATGTTGATGATATCTGCCGGGCGGGCCGGGAGTAAGGTTGAATCGTTGTCCAGCCCGGCCGCATAACGGACCGCCTGGAGAATGTCATAGCTTGTCCCCACCGCCCCGAGTCCTAACGCCCGAAGCGGCATGATTTTTCCGCTCCAGGTAACACCGGCAACGCCGGTTGAATTATTGGTTGTCGCGGCAATGATGCCGGTAACATGGGTGCCATGAAAAGAGCTGCTGCCATCGTTTCTTGACTGATCACCGGGATCGTTCGGATTATCGTCAATACCGTCGCCATCATTGGATCTGGAGCTGTCCGAGACAAAGTCATAACCGGTGATCAGGCGGCCGTTCAGATCGGGATGGTTTAACAAGACACCCGTATCGATAACGGCAACGATAACATTGTCGCTGCCAGTGGTGAGATCCCAGGCTTCAGGCAGGTTGATCAGCTGATAGTTTATAATTTGCTTGTTGTAATCGGAATCATTAGGGGTTGCCGCGGCATAGCGGTAATAATTCAGGTCGGCTGAGGCGACATCGGAACGCCGCCGCAAGGCCTTGATAATCCTGATGGTGTCCAGTTTGCTGATTTGTGTGGCCGACAGGGCCGATACGCCTGTTGTCGGCGGCGATTTGCTGATCCCCAATGTGGAGAATGCCTGGTCCCGGGCGGCATCAGTGTTAAAGCCCATCAGCATGGCCCGGCCCGGTTTCCCGGCCAAGCTCTGCAGCCCTAATTTTTGGGCTTTTTCTGCCAGTGAGGCTGCAGTTGTGACGGCGGCTGCGGACGATGAGACGTCATCTTTTAAGCGCACGATAATATCTCTGGCGACGAAATCGTCGCTCAGATGCATTTCCTCTGCTCCCGAACTGGAGTTGTTCTTATCAATGGTCAGGGTATAGCTGGAGGCGTTCGGAATGTTGGGACCGGCGTTATAGGCCCGTACTTCGATATAGTAGGTTCCCGCTGTCTCAACCCGAAGGGTTTCCGTGGCTCCTGTTCCCATCGAAGCATCGACCTGAAGCTCACTGCTGTCAAAAAGATACAGGTCGAGGTCGGCGGCAACGGAATCCGGAAAACTCAGTACGATGGTCTGGCCGGCAGTCAGGGGGACCCGAAAGAAATCGCTGCTGTCCCCGCTCTGGTAAGACCGCCCGCTGCTACCGGAGCCAGGAAGGTTGACATAGCCGCTGACCGTT
This genomic window from Pelobacter seleniigenes DSM 18267 contains:
- a CDS encoding S8 family serine peptidase, producing the protein MNMQRIRSFKRLSLHLCGYPILLLIALSLSSCGGGGGSQSSSSTDTAAATYTVQGTISAALFMEFDSDTNDPDADFRSNDSFDEAQTISSPTTVSGYVNLPGSGSSGRSYQSGDSSDFFRVPLTAGQTIVLSFPDSVAADLDLYLFDSSELQVDASMGTGATETLRVETAGTYYIEVRAYNAGPNIPNASSYTLTIDKNNSSSGAEEMHLSDDFVARDIIVRLKDDVSSSAAAVTTAASLAEKAQKLGLQSLAGKPGRAMLMGFNTDAARDQAFSTLGISKSPPTTGVSALSATQISKLDTIRIIKALRRRSDVASADLNYYRYAAATPNDSDYNKQIINYQLINLPEAWDLTTGSDNVIVAVIDTGVLLNHPDLNGRLITGYDFVSDSSRSNDGDGIDDNPNDPGDQSRNDGSSSFHGTHVTGIIAATTNNSTGVAGVTWSGKIMPLRALGLGAVGTSYDILQAVRYAAGLDNDSTLLPARPADIINMSLGSAGDAYSQAEQDLYNQVHAAGIIVVAAAGNDGLADIDYPAAYDGVVAVSAVDNNGDLTYYSNYGPTVDVAAPGGAGAHVEAYDIYSTCGDDSGTTLQYTYCYKHGTSMATPHVAGVAALLKSAYPDLTASDFDALLRSGLLTDADTASRNDYYGYGLINAYKAVAWAQTNQTVPTALATNPESLNFGTFSDSLTVELYLSGSGSSGTVSIAVDATWLSVAASAVDSSGIGTYTLSVDRSTLSPGTSLATVTFSSDAPDVSPVAVPVTVQKSLSTTLVNGGYFHIGLLDPQTEEIKYETSGTLTNGELRYLFSDVAAGSYILYTATDIDNDGHYNEMAEVVGAYPSLQQLSPISVSSDRNSLDFLVQPYPIP